From the genome of Nocardia sp. NBC_01503, one region includes:
- a CDS encoding response regulator: MGRGDLNVLVVDDDFRVANMHAGIVSALPGFSVGAVVNTLAAARAEIERTAFDLALVDVYLPDGSGVELVREIRFDAMMLTAATESETVRAALAAGALGYLVKPFDHAALASRLAGYARYRRILSGPEVAAAEVDAALLALRPGASPGGAATQSAVVASPTKDLVLQAVQSATVPMSAAQVAAAIGISRATAQRYLAALVGTGGVRMQLRYGSTGRPEQEYSAGPVR, from the coding sequence GTGGGCCGAGGAGATTTGAACGTCCTGGTCGTCGACGACGATTTCCGGGTGGCGAATATGCACGCCGGAATCGTCTCGGCGCTACCGGGATTCAGCGTCGGCGCGGTCGTCAACACCCTGGCCGCCGCCCGCGCCGAGATCGAGCGGACCGCCTTCGATCTCGCCCTGGTCGATGTCTACCTGCCCGACGGCTCGGGCGTGGAGCTGGTGCGCGAGATCCGCTTCGACGCCATGATGCTCACCGCCGCAACCGAATCCGAGACGGTGCGGGCCGCGCTCGCCGCCGGGGCGCTCGGCTATCTGGTGAAGCCGTTCGATCATGCCGCACTGGCGTCCCGACTGGCCGGATACGCCCGATACCGCCGGATCCTGTCCGGCCCGGAGGTCGCGGCGGCCGAGGTCGATGCCGCCCTGCTCGCGCTGCGCCCCGGCGCGTCCCCCGGCGGTGCCGCGACACAGTCCGCGGTGGTCGCCTCGCCCACGAAAGACCTTGTGCTGCAAGCGGTGCAGAGCGCCACCGTCCCCATGTCGGCCGCACAGGTCGCGGCCGCCATCGGCATCTCCCGCGCCACCGCCCAGCGCTATCTCGCGGCACTGGTCGGCACCGGCGGTGTGCGGATGCAACTGCGCTACGGCAGTACCGGTCGTCCGGAGCAGGAGTACTCCGCCGGACCCGTACGCTGA
- a CDS encoding sensor histidine kinase has product MFSLGPRSVRLRTQIVLLQVAVVGLTLGLAFGVFAYVSGQRLSGEYGERALAIARTVASDPDVRTEVARYANLALRPGPQLEDELAAGELERIADDARLRTGALFVVITDDAGIRLAHPERSRLGEMVSTDPSKALAGAEVVIREHGTLGESVRAKVPVLERGTGRVVGEVSVGISTEAVREQLLNDLRRAGLLIGGALLAGIAGSVLLARRWHGLTLGLEPSELAELVREQDAVLHGIGEGVVAADSGWRVTVINDEARRLLGITVDPGADIDAIGLTPRVVEAFRAADGQPVQAAVGERIVVVTARTVTRDGRPLGAVLSVRDRTDVESLTRQLDAVRSMSTVLRAQRHEFANRLHLLSGLLHTGRGDEAATLLEELLGSGPLGAVLPGMDAVADHYLQAFLAAKAAHAREKGVRLRLGPNTWVAANLAAPVDVTTVLGNLLDNAIDAARENGTAAGSVDPAVGRGIRHGGDAATSPGGDPAIPLGEKPTVEVELVQEGEALHITVADSGGGVPDNLANSVFTEGVSTRSGGGVPGGRGVGLALSRQVARARGGDVWLAYPGGMATVRGPDAVIGSVELAAATDPSAARESIAAEKPLLGAEFIARLPGVLTEGEPAWAEEI; this is encoded by the coding sequence GTGTTCTCGCTCGGCCCCCGCTCGGTTCGTCTCCGAACCCAGATCGTGCTGTTGCAGGTCGCGGTGGTCGGATTGACGCTGGGCCTGGCCTTCGGCGTCTTCGCGTACGTCAGCGGACAGCGACTGTCGGGGGAGTACGGCGAAAGGGCCCTTGCCATCGCGCGGACCGTCGCCTCGGATCCGGATGTGCGGACCGAGGTCGCGCGCTATGCCAATCTCGCATTACGACCCGGACCGCAATTGGAGGATGAACTCGCCGCGGGCGAATTGGAGCGCATCGCCGATGACGCGCGATTGCGCACCGGGGCATTGTTCGTGGTCATCACCGATGATGCGGGGATACGGCTGGCGCATCCCGAGCGCAGTCGGCTCGGCGAGATGGTCAGCACCGACCCGTCCAAGGCGCTCGCCGGAGCCGAGGTGGTGATTCGCGAACACGGGACGCTCGGCGAATCCGTGCGTGCGAAAGTGCCGGTGCTGGAACGCGGTACGGGTCGCGTGGTCGGTGAGGTGAGCGTCGGAATCTCCACCGAGGCCGTGCGCGAACAACTGCTGAACGATCTGCGCCGCGCTGGTCTCCTGATCGGTGGCGCGCTGCTTGCGGGCATAGCCGGATCGGTGTTGCTGGCTCGTCGCTGGCACGGTCTGACGCTCGGTCTCGAACCATCCGAACTCGCGGAACTCGTGCGCGAACAGGATGCCGTGCTGCACGGTATCGGCGAAGGCGTGGTCGCCGCCGACTCCGGCTGGCGGGTCACCGTCATCAATGACGAAGCCCGGCGACTGCTCGGCATCACCGTCGATCCCGGCGCGGATATCGACGCGATAGGTCTGACTCCCCGTGTGGTGGAAGCCTTCCGGGCCGCCGACGGCCAGCCGGTGCAGGCGGCGGTGGGTGAGCGCATAGTCGTGGTCACCGCGCGCACCGTGACCCGCGACGGACGCCCCCTCGGCGCGGTACTGAGCGTGCGCGATCGCACCGATGTGGAATCCCTTACCCGCCAACTGGATGCGGTCCGCTCCATGAGCACCGTGCTGCGCGCCCAGCGCCACGAATTCGCCAACCGCCTGCACCTGCTCAGCGGTCTGCTGCACACCGGCCGCGGCGATGAGGCCGCGACGCTTCTGGAGGAATTGCTCGGCTCCGGTCCGCTCGGTGCGGTGCTGCCCGGGATGGACGCCGTCGCCGACCACTATCTGCAAGCGTTCCTCGCCGCCAAGGCCGCGCACGCCCGCGAAAAAGGCGTGCGATTGCGCCTCGGCCCCAACACCTGGGTCGCCGCGAATCTCGCTGCGCCGGTGGATGTCACGACCGTTCTGGGCAACCTCCTCGACAACGCCATCGACGCCGCGCGGGAGAACGGCACCGCAGCCGGAAGCGTGGATCCCGCGGTAGGTCGAGGCATACGGCACGGCGGGGATGCGGCGACCTCACCGGGAGGTGATCCGGCGATCCCTCTGGGTGAAAAACCGACGGTCGAGGTCGAACTTGTGCAGGAGGGGGAGGCGTTGCACATCACGGTGGCGGACAGCGGTGGCGGGGTACCGGACAACCTCGCGAATTCGGTATTCACCGAAGGTGTTTCGACGCGTTCGGGCGGCGGTGTACCCGGTGGTCGCGGGGTGGGGCTCGCGCTTTCGCGGCAGGTCGCGCGAGCGCGTGGCGGCGATGTCTGGCTGGCGTATCCCGGTGGAATGGCCACTGTACGCGGCCCCGATGCGGTCATCGGGTCGGTGGAGCTCGCCGCCGCCACGGACCCGAGTGCGGCGCGGGAGTCGATTGCGGCCGAAAAGCCTTTGCTGGGTGCGGAATTCATTGCCCGGTTGCCGGGCGTACTGACCGAGGGAGAACCGGCGTGGGCCGAGGAGATTTGA
- a CDS encoding ABC transporter ATP-binding protein, producing MTDPRSERSGEPLIGHSGEPLIGHSGEPLIRHSGEPLIRHSGEPLIELRGATKRFPGTNGGIHTAVRDLNFTVAPGEFVAVVGPTGCGKSTTLALVSGLEPASAGRTLVRGKDVRGIPYGVGYMFQQDAVLPWKSVLDNVALGPEFRGVSKKQARERAAEWVRTVGLAGFEGYYPHQLSGGMRKRVSLAQTLVNNPEIILMDEPFSALDVQTRQLMQDELLRVWSGTGGASDGPGGGSPRNHGGTRERREEGRAAVIFVTHDLEEAIALADRVVVMTASPATVCGDFKVALERPRNVEQVRLTEEFRDLYKEIWETLRDQVDAARKNGAARVA from the coding sequence ATGACTGATCCGCGCAGCGAACGCAGCGGCGAGCCGCTCATCGGACACAGCGGCGAGCCGCTCATCGGACACAGCGGCGAGCCGCTCATCAGACACAGCGGCGAGCCGCTCATCAGACACAGCGGCGAGCCGCTCATCGAACTGAGAGGCGCGACCAAGCGCTTCCCGGGAACGAACGGTGGCATTCACACCGCGGTGCGCGATCTGAACTTCACCGTCGCCCCCGGCGAATTCGTCGCCGTCGTCGGCCCCACGGGCTGCGGCAAGTCCACCACGCTCGCACTGGTCTCGGGCCTCGAGCCCGCCTCGGCCGGACGCACCCTGGTGCGCGGCAAGGACGTTCGCGGTATCCCCTACGGCGTCGGCTACATGTTCCAGCAGGACGCGGTGCTGCCGTGGAAGTCGGTCCTGGACAATGTGGCGCTGGGCCCGGAGTTCCGGGGTGTGTCCAAGAAGCAGGCCCGCGAACGCGCCGCCGAATGGGTGCGCACGGTCGGCTTGGCCGGATTCGAGGGCTACTACCCGCATCAACTCTCCGGCGGTATGCGCAAACGCGTTTCGCTGGCGCAGACCCTGGTGAACAATCCCGAGATCATTCTGATGGACGAGCCGTTCAGCGCGCTCGATGTGCAGACCCGCCAGCTCATGCAGGACGAACTGCTGCGCGTGTGGTCCGGCACCGGCGGCGCGAGCGACGGGCCCGGAGGCGGCAGCCCGCGTAACCACGGAGGGACCCGGGAGCGCCGCGAAGAGGGCAGAGCCGCGGTCATCTTCGTGACGCACGATCTGGAGGAGGCCATCGCCCTGGCCGATCGCGTGGTCGTCATGACCGCTTCGCCCGCAACGGTATGCGGTGATTTCAAGGTCGCCCTCGAACGCCCGCGCAATGTCGAACAGGTGCGGCTCACCGAGGAGTTCCGCGACCTCTACAAGGAAATCTGGGAAACGCTGCGCGATCAGGTCGATGCGGCACGCAAGAACGGAGCGGCTCGTGTCGCATGA
- a CDS encoding ABC transporter permease, giving the protein MSHDVMTEIAKGAPEFEVETEEQILTRVRNQARRAKFRTWGLRALLVALWLGSWELTASLWIDPFFYSKPSLIWDRLYEWFTEGTQFGSIWLQLFTTVQEAVLGFVIGTVAGVVLGVLLGRSRYWADVLAPFIKALNAVPRIVLASLFIIWFGLGLSSKVATVVVLVFFAVFFNAFTGAREVDGNVINNARILGASKRQVLTSIVLPSATTWILSSLHTAFGFALIGAVVGEYAGASKGLGLLISNAQGTFDAAGIYAGMIVITVVALVAEWIIGIAEGRLLKWRPSQAAAGHGGM; this is encoded by the coding sequence GTGTCGCATGACGTGATGACCGAGATCGCCAAGGGCGCACCGGAGTTCGAGGTGGAGACCGAGGAGCAGATCCTGACCCGGGTGCGCAATCAGGCGCGCCGGGCCAAATTCCGCACCTGGGGACTGCGGGCGCTACTGGTGGCGCTGTGGCTGGGCTCCTGGGAGCTGACCGCCTCGCTGTGGATCGACCCGTTCTTCTACTCCAAGCCCTCGCTCATCTGGGACCGGCTGTACGAATGGTTCACCGAGGGAACGCAATTCGGCTCCATCTGGTTGCAGCTGTTCACCACCGTGCAGGAGGCCGTACTCGGCTTCGTCATCGGCACCGTCGCCGGTGTGGTGCTGGGCGTACTGCTGGGCCGCAGCCGCTACTGGGCCGATGTGCTCGCGCCGTTCATCAAGGCGCTCAATGCCGTTCCGCGTATCGTGCTGGCCTCGCTGTTCATCATCTGGTTCGGCCTCGGGCTCAGCTCCAAGGTGGCGACCGTGGTGGTGCTGGTCTTCTTCGCGGTCTTCTTCAACGCCTTCACCGGTGCGCGCGAGGTGGACGGCAATGTGATCAACAATGCCCGCATCCTGGGCGCCTCCAAGCGGCAGGTGCTCACCTCCATCGTGCTGCCGAGCGCGACCACCTGGATCCTGTCCAGCCTGCACACCGCCTTCGGTTTCGCGCTGATCGGCGCGGTGGTCGGTGAATACGCCGGAGCCAGTAAGGGTTTGGGCCTGCTCATCTCCAACGCGCAGGGCACCTTCGATGCCGCTGGCATCTACGCGGGCATGATCGTCATCACCGTGGTGGCGCTGGTCGCGGAGTGGATCATCGGTATCGCCGAGGGTCGACTGTTGAAGTGGCGTCCCTCGCAGGCCGCCGCGGGCCACGGCGGGATGTGA
- a CDS encoding ABC transporter substrate-binding protein has protein sequence MRYRKSLALILLAVSSLLLATGCRDSRTIPMSNGRPQVTIMVGGLEKVIYLPAMLTRQLGNFERNDIDVKLLGEQSGATAETALLTGDVQGVVGFYDHTIDLQAKDQCLRTVVQFADVPGEVELVSKDDAGTIRSPKDFRGRNLGITSLGSSTDFLTQALAGQEGLRTSDYTRVKVGAGQTFIAGMNHDGIDAGMTTDPTVAKMVSSGDAQVLIDMRNEQGTRAALGGLYPAASLYMRCETVDSHPEIVQKLVTSFVQTLRWIKTHTPQEIAAKMPSQYAGGDPKLYVKSVGDSISMFNGDGLMKREGAENVLRILGQYSRNVKPVRDRVDLDATYTNRFVEQALKPGAQ, from the coding sequence ATGAGATACCGCAAGAGCCTGGCGCTCATTCTGCTCGCCGTCTCCTCGCTGCTGCTGGCCACCGGCTGTCGCGATTCGCGCACCATTCCGATGTCGAACGGGCGGCCACAGGTCACCATCATGGTCGGCGGCCTGGAGAAGGTGATCTACCTGCCCGCCATGCTGACTCGACAGCTGGGCAATTTCGAACGCAATGACATCGATGTGAAACTGCTCGGTGAGCAGTCCGGCGCGACCGCCGAGACCGCGCTGCTCACCGGCGATGTGCAGGGCGTGGTGGGGTTCTACGACCACACCATCGATCTGCAGGCCAAGGATCAGTGCCTGCGCACCGTCGTCCAATTCGCCGATGTACCGGGCGAAGTGGAGTTGGTCTCCAAGGATGACGCCGGAACCATCCGCTCCCCCAAGGATTTCCGGGGCCGGAACCTCGGCATCACCTCCCTGGGTTCGTCCACCGACTTCCTCACCCAGGCGCTGGCCGGACAGGAGGGGTTGCGGACCTCGGACTACACCAGGGTGAAAGTCGGTGCGGGACAGACCTTCATCGCCGGTATGAACCATGACGGGATCGACGCGGGTATGACCACCGATCCGACCGTCGCCAAGATGGTCAGCTCGGGTGATGCCCAGGTGCTCATCGATATGCGCAATGAGCAGGGCACCCGGGCCGCGCTCGGCGGGCTGTACCCGGCGGCCTCGCTGTACATGCGCTGCGAAACCGTGGACAGCCATCCCGAGATCGTGCAGAAGCTGGTGACCTCGTTCGTGCAGACGCTGCGGTGGATCAAAACGCATACGCCGCAGGAGATCGCCGCCAAGATGCCCTCGCAGTACGCGGGCGGCGACCCCAAGCTGTACGTGAAGTCGGTCGGCGATTCCATCAGCATGTTCAACGGCGACGGATTGATGAAACGTGAAGGGGCCGAGAACGTGCTGCGCATCCTCGGCCAGTACTCGCGCAATGTGAAGCCGGTGCGCGATCGCGTCGACCTCGACGCGACCTATACGAACCGGTTCGTCGAGCAGGCGCTGAAGCCGGGCGCGCAGTAG
- a CDS encoding ArsR/SmtB family transcription factor translates to MEPDPAGIFDALGDPVRRFILELVGAGELPAGAIVAAAQGFTSISQPGVSQHLKVLREAGLLSVRAEGNRRIYAIDPLATAAARDWLAALSTHPFAQPLDALATEIARGKRERRGDRSTGDAGSRYA, encoded by the coding sequence ATGGAGCCCGATCCGGCCGGCATCTTCGATGCGCTCGGCGATCCCGTGCGCCGCTTCATCCTCGAACTGGTGGGTGCGGGTGAACTCCCCGCCGGGGCGATAGTCGCCGCGGCGCAAGGGTTCACGTCGATCTCGCAGCCCGGCGTCTCGCAACATCTCAAGGTGCTGCGCGAGGCCGGACTGCTCAGCGTGCGCGCCGAGGGCAACCGCCGGATCTACGCCATCGATCCCCTCGCGACCGCGGCGGCCCGGGACTGGCTGGCGGCGCTGAGCACGCACCCCTTCGCACAACCGCTGGACGCGCTGGCCACCGAGATCGCCCGCGGCAAGCGGGAGCGCCGCGGCGATCGGTCCACGGGGGATGCCGGATCCAGATACGCGTGA
- a CDS encoding SRPBCC family protein, which produces MTLLEDPIATAGLVTREVRTGARDGVPTRIAVARRTYPTDQADLWDALTNPERLPRWFLPVTGELEPGGRYQTQGNAGGVVESCDAPNQFAVTWEMGPAMSWLTLTLTPEGAGTVLELVHEAQVDPGFAAQFGPGAVGVGWDLSLMALGLHTESGAAVDPAVALPWPTTPAGIDFVRAAADGWSEAAIADGDDPVAARAARDNTIEFYTVEPEGSAEPEDSTES; this is translated from the coding sequence ATGACACTGCTCGAAGACCCGATAGCCACCGCCGGACTGGTCACCCGGGAGGTGCGGACCGGTGCGCGGGACGGCGTGCCGACCCGTATCGCCGTGGCTCGCCGGACCTACCCCACCGATCAGGCCGACCTCTGGGACGCGCTGACCAATCCCGAACGATTGCCGCGCTGGTTCCTGCCGGTCACCGGTGAGCTCGAGCCGGGTGGCCGGTATCAGACGCAGGGCAATGCGGGCGGCGTTGTCGAGAGCTGCGATGCGCCGAACCAATTCGCGGTGACCTGGGAAATGGGTCCGGCCATGTCATGGCTGACCCTCACCCTCACACCGGAAGGCGCGGGCACCGTCCTGGAGTTGGTGCACGAGGCGCAGGTCGATCCGGGATTCGCGGCCCAATTCGGCCCGGGCGCGGTCGGCGTCGGCTGGGATCTCTCACTCATGGCGCTGGGCCTGCATACCGAATCCGGTGCGGCGGTGGACCCGGCCGTGGCACTGCCGTGGCCGACCACCCCGGCGGGTATCGACTTCGTGCGGGCCGCGGCCGACGGCTGGTCGGAGGCGGCCATCGCCGACGGTGACGATCCCGTGGCAGCCCGTGCGGCCCGAGACAATACGATCGAGTTCTACACCGTGGAACCGGAGGGCAGTGCCGAACCGGAGGACAGTACGGAGTCCTGA
- a CDS encoding GtrA family protein: MPDTRFHQLCAGISERLPFGLERLAPPTFVGYLLVSAVCFVSDMALLTVLHSTLRVPLPIAITAGYITAFGLSYLLNRTLNFSSHAAVGPQLAIYVVVVVVNYLVFILGVSSGLATLGLEYQLARVVGGIGEGLYMYAAMRWLVFRGAMYRE; the protein is encoded by the coding sequence ATGCCCGATACCCGGTTCCACCAGCTGTGCGCGGGAATCTCCGAGCGGCTGCCCTTCGGGCTGGAGCGGCTCGCGCCGCCGACCTTCGTGGGTTATCTGCTGGTCAGCGCGGTGTGCTTCGTATCGGATATGGCACTGCTGACCGTATTGCACAGCACGCTGCGGGTGCCGCTGCCGATCGCGATCACAGCGGGTTACATCACCGCGTTCGGGTTGAGCTATCTGCTGAACCGGACGCTGAACTTCTCCTCGCACGCGGCGGTCGGGCCGCAGCTCGCGATCTACGTCGTGGTGGTCGTGGTGAACTACCTGGTCTTCATCCTCGGCGTCAGCAGCGGGCTGGCCACGCTCGGGCTGGAGTATCAGCTCGCGCGGGTGGTCGGCGGGATCGGCGAGGGACTGTACATGTACGCGGCCATGCGCTGGCTCGTCTTCCGCGGTGCGATGTACCGCGAGTGA
- a CDS encoding CGNR zinc finger domain-containing protein gives MRETGTVESVLPPAPGAERYLALDFVNSAIALPGGHYVDLLGTPAATNRWLADHALAPEDAGVQEMCATQLRALREHIRSLFAARIAGLTPVPTALTAVNTALTSIPTAALLLWDERDGPHRAAACPPHEILERALATLAADAADLLTGPDAESLTPCDSPPCNRYLLRHGRRHWCSTRCGDRVRAARAYARRTQVKSL, from the coding sequence ATGAGGGAGACCGGGACCGTCGAGTCGGTGCTGCCGCCCGCCCCGGGCGCGGAGCGATACCTCGCACTCGACTTCGTCAACAGCGCCATCGCACTGCCCGGCGGGCACTACGTCGACCTGCTCGGCACCCCCGCCGCGACCAACCGCTGGCTCGCCGATCACGCACTCGCCCCGGAAGACGCGGGCGTACAGGAGATGTGCGCGACCCAACTGCGCGCACTGCGCGAACACATCAGATCGCTCTTCGCCGCCCGGATAGCGGGGCTGACCCCCGTCCCCACCGCGCTGACCGCAGTCAACACCGCTCTGACCAGCATCCCCACCGCCGCGCTGCTGCTGTGGGATGAGCGCGACGGCCCGCATCGCGCGGCGGCCTGCCCGCCGCACGAGATTCTCGAGCGCGCCCTCGCGACCCTCGCGGCGGACGCCGCCGACCTGCTCACCGGCCCCGATGCCGAGTCCCTCACCCCCTGCGACTCGCCGCCCTGCAATCGCTATCTGCTGCGGCACGGCCGCCGGCACTGGTGCTCCACCCGCTGCGGCGACCGGGTGCGCGCCGCCCGCGCGTACGCCCGTCGGACCCAGGTGAAATCGCTATAG
- a CDS encoding MBL fold metallo-hydrolase — translation MTTVGTHREQIPVHVLGGPTALFEYGGLRFLTDPTFDAPGEYQGGMLTKTAPAAPVELGRIDVVLLSHDEHPDNLDNSGRALLDTVPLTLTTPGGGQRLGNSARGLADWESIELDRPDGGTITVTGVPAIHGPGTRAEVEAVLGQVVGFVLSGTDLPTVYVSGDNASLEVVREIADRCGPPDTAILFAGAPRFPILFDGAAIVFDSARAARAAEILGARRVVPVHYDGWAHFTEGRAELMAAFAAAGLADRLDLRAGNIAEGPTLEPKRSGDAAPEKDRSDTAVRKPSRSDTAARDLGRSDGAAQDPGRSDTAAQGKGRVGGVGTRS, via the coding sequence GTGACCACCGTCGGCACGCATCGCGAACAGATCCCCGTCCATGTCCTCGGCGGACCGACCGCCCTGTTCGAATACGGCGGGCTGCGCTTCCTCACCGACCCGACCTTCGACGCGCCCGGCGAATATCAGGGCGGGATGCTCACCAAGACCGCCCCCGCCGCACCGGTCGAACTCGGCCGTATCGACGTGGTGCTGCTCTCGCATGATGAGCATCCGGATAATCTCGACAACTCCGGACGGGCGCTGCTCGATACGGTTCCACTCACCCTCACCACGCCCGGCGGCGGGCAGCGGCTGGGGAATTCGGCTCGGGGACTGGCCGATTGGGAATCGATCGAGCTGGACCGGCCCGACGGCGGGACGATCACGGTGACGGGCGTACCCGCCATTCACGGACCGGGCACCCGCGCGGAGGTCGAGGCGGTCCTGGGCCAGGTCGTCGGATTCGTCCTCAGCGGAACGGATCTGCCCACGGTCTACGTCAGCGGCGACAACGCCTCGCTCGAGGTGGTCCGGGAGATCGCGGATCGTTGCGGCCCGCCGGACACCGCGATCCTCTTCGCCGGAGCGCCGCGCTTCCCGATCCTGTTCGACGGCGCGGCAATCGTTTTCGACAGCGCTCGAGCCGCGCGGGCCGCCGAGATCCTCGGCGCGCGCCGGGTGGTTCCGGTCCATTACGACGGGTGGGCGCACTTCACCGAGGGCCGCGCCGAACTGATGGCCGCCTTCGCCGCCGCCGGTCTGGCCGATCGCCTCGACCTGCGCGCGGGCAATATCGCCGAGGGTCCGACGCTGGAGCCGAAGCGATCCGGTGACGCGGCCCCGGAAAAGGACCGATCCGATACCGCGGTGCGGAAACCGAGCCGGTCCGATACCGCCGCGCGGGACCTCGGCCGATCCGACGGTGCCGCACAGGATCCGGGCCGATCCGATACCGCAGCGCAGGGCAAGGGCCGGGTCGGCGGGGTGGGAACGCGCTCGTGA
- the rarD gene encoding EamA family transporter RarD — protein sequence MGVAFGFAAYFMWGLFPAFFGLLKFANPVEVLAERILWTLGVALLALFAAGRLRELRGIDARTWRLAAAASLALSINWGVYVYGVINAQVVECALGYFVNPLVTVAFGVIIFRERLRRVQWAALALGASAVIVLTVDYGRPPWIALILACSFATYGLIKKVIRLDALPGLAAEGIAAAPFAMIAVVILAVTGNATFGSSLPHSALLMVSGPITLIPLLFFALAAPRVPLSTMGILQYLTPALQLTWGVLIGHEPMPASRWAGFALIWLALAIFTFDALRRSRNAARAATGS from the coding sequence GTGGGTGTGGCGTTCGGCTTCGCCGCCTACTTCATGTGGGGATTGTTCCCGGCCTTCTTCGGACTGCTGAAGTTCGCGAATCCGGTAGAGGTGCTGGCCGAACGGATCCTCTGGACCCTCGGTGTGGCGCTGCTGGCCTTGTTCGCCGCCGGACGCCTGCGCGAATTGCGCGGTATCGACGCCCGCACCTGGCGACTCGCGGCGGCGGCTTCGCTTGCGCTGTCCATCAATTGGGGCGTCTACGTGTACGGCGTCATCAATGCGCAGGTCGTCGAGTGCGCACTCGGCTACTTCGTCAATCCGCTGGTGACGGTCGCCTTCGGCGTCATCATCTTTCGGGAGCGGCTGCGCCGGGTGCAGTGGGCCGCACTGGCTTTGGGCGCGAGCGCGGTCATCGTGCTGACCGTCGACTACGGGCGCCCGCCGTGGATCGCGCTCATACTGGCCTGTTCGTTCGCCACCTACGGACTGATCAAGAAAGTCATCCGCCTGGACGCGCTACCCGGTCTCGCCGCGGAAGGTATCGCGGCCGCGCCCTTCGCCATGATCGCGGTGGTCATCCTCGCTGTGACCGGTAATGCCACCTTCGGCTCCAGCCTCCCGCATTCGGCCCTGCTCATGGTCTCCGGGCCGATCACGCTCATTCCGCTGCTCTTCTTCGCGCTGGCCGCTCCGCGAGTCCCGTTGTCCACCATGGGAATCCTGCAGTATCTGACACCCGCGCTACAGCTCACCTGGGGTGTGCTGATCGGCCACGAACCCATGCCCGCCTCGCGCTGGGCCGGTTTCGCCCTGATCTGGTTGGCCCTGGCCATCTTCACCTTCGACGCTTTGCGCCGTAGCCGCAACGCCGCGCGGGCCGCCACCGGCTCGTAG